A genomic region of Luteolibacter arcticus contains the following coding sequences:
- a CDS encoding kelch repeat-containing protein, with protein MNPPHLTRPLAAAAALAAMPVRAEVTVLPPVPDAVGFAGAFAGVHGGQLIAGGGANFPDGTMPWDGGKKVWHERLFALDLKQSGATWQEAGKLPAPNGYGVSLTVPEGVLLIGGGDVKEHFREVKLMTYSNGTTAFRELAALPVPLAQMAGAVTGRRVHVCGGIEKPDATAASAGHWMFDLDAMDKGWQTLPPLPGPGRILATAAGIGGDFILTGGCSLAADAAGKPVRTYLRDAWKFSGGQWQRLADMPRASVAAASPAPVRGDALFVISGDDGKHVGSPKDHRGFTRGILRYDVSEDAWSSAGELDAPAPVTLPTAPWRDGFILFNGEVKPGVRTPQVLIFTPPES; from the coding sequence ATGAACCCGCCGCATCTTACCCGACCTCTCGCCGCCGCCGCTGCGCTGGCTGCCATGCCCGTGCGCGCCGAGGTGACGGTCCTTCCCCCGGTGCCGGATGCGGTCGGGTTCGCCGGGGCCTTCGCGGGCGTCCACGGCGGGCAACTGATCGCCGGTGGCGGGGCGAATTTCCCGGACGGCACGATGCCGTGGGACGGCGGGAAGAAGGTCTGGCATGAGCGCCTTTTCGCGCTCGATCTCAAGCAATCCGGTGCGACGTGGCAGGAGGCGGGAAAGCTGCCCGCACCGAATGGCTATGGGGTCTCGCTGACCGTGCCGGAGGGCGTGCTGCTGATCGGCGGCGGTGATGTGAAGGAGCATTTCCGCGAGGTGAAGCTGATGACCTACTCTAACGGAACGACCGCCTTTCGTGAGTTGGCTGCACTGCCGGTGCCGCTCGCGCAGATGGCCGGTGCGGTGACGGGTCGCCGGGTGCATGTCTGCGGTGGCATCGAGAAGCCGGACGCGACCGCGGCGAGCGCCGGTCACTGGATGTTCGACCTGGATGCGATGGACAAGGGCTGGCAGACGCTGCCCCCGCTGCCCGGTCCCGGGCGGATCCTGGCGACGGCTGCGGGCATCGGTGGTGACTTCATTCTCACCGGTGGCTGTTCGCTTGCTGCCGATGCCGCGGGCAAGCCGGTCCGCACCTATCTCCGCGACGCGTGGAAGTTCTCTGGCGGGCAGTGGCAGCGCCTCGCCGACATGCCGCGTGCCTCGGTGGCGGCGGCCTCGCCTGCGCCGGTGCGCGGCGATGCGCTATTCGTGATCTCCGGTGACGATGGCAAGCACGTGGGCTCGCCGAAGGATCACCGCGGCTTTACCCGCGGGATTCTCCGCTACGACGTCTCGGAGGATGCATGGTCATCCGCCGGTGAGCTGGATGCGCCCGCTCCGGTCACGCTGCCGACCGCGCCGTGGCGGGATGGTTTCATCCTTTTCAATGGTGAAGTGAAGCCGGGCGTGCGGACGCCGCAGGTGCTAATTTTCACCCCTCCCGAATCGTGA
- a CDS encoding sialidase family protein, protein MSRILIALLMLGVHAHAGIEVSRSVVPIFNDGTESRVAEFTFEIDRLRVVKSVHLSGEGSTDFADLAEVGMRHLRKEGDRWMTETTKFQEATELDVRMEFPAGSHRCELVVKTRPGADLTHRLGLRVEAIEFVDGETMRAEKASGRHAPRFAYRIHRKGDHGCDTFRIPGLARAKDGSLLAVYDMRYESSHDLQGHMDIGLSRSTDGGKTWFAPRPILDMGEHGGKPQRENGCSDANILVDSQSGRVFVSAVWTHGRPGTHQWRGRGSEPGLGIHETSQFVCVHSDDHGVTWSEPVNLTSQLKRPEWWLFAPAPGNGITLGDGTLVTPTQGRDESGLPFSNLIVSKDHGKSWTVSAPARSDTTECAVADAGDGSLIFSMRDNRNRENKGDTNGRAVSVTRDLGATWAIHPADHGALPEPVCMASLISHRLPDGRTVLLFSNPRDKQQRRNLTIQASLDGGKTWPKEHHVLLDDGTGYGYSSLAMADDSTVGILFESSVADMIFLRVPLADIVQP, encoded by the coding sequence ATGTCCCGTATTCTCATCGCACTTCTCATGCTAGGTGTTCACGCGCACGCCGGGATCGAGGTGTCGCGTTCCGTGGTGCCGATTTTCAACGATGGCACGGAGTCGCGGGTGGCGGAGTTCACTTTCGAGATCGACCGGCTGCGAGTTGTGAAATCGGTCCATCTGTCCGGTGAGGGTTCCACGGATTTTGCCGATCTCGCAGAGGTTGGCATGCGGCATCTGAGAAAGGAGGGCGACCGGTGGATGACGGAGACGACCAAATTCCAGGAAGCGACGGAACTGGACGTGCGCATGGAGTTTCCGGCGGGGAGCCATCGTTGTGAGCTCGTGGTGAAGACCCGGCCCGGGGCGGATCTGACGCATCGTCTCGGCCTGAGGGTGGAGGCGATCGAGTTCGTGGATGGTGAGACGATGCGGGCAGAGAAGGCATCGGGTAGGCATGCGCCGCGATTCGCGTATCGGATTCATCGCAAGGGCGATCATGGCTGCGATACGTTTCGCATTCCCGGCTTGGCGCGTGCCAAGGATGGCTCGCTGCTGGCGGTCTATGACATGCGCTATGAAAGCTCTCACGACTTGCAGGGGCACATGGACATCGGGCTGTCGCGCTCGACCGATGGTGGCAAGACGTGGTTCGCGCCGCGGCCGATCCTGGACATGGGCGAGCATGGCGGGAAGCCGCAGCGCGAGAACGGCTGCTCCGACGCGAATATCCTGGTGGATTCGCAAAGCGGGCGCGTTTTCGTCTCGGCGGTGTGGACGCATGGCCGGCCGGGCACGCACCAGTGGCGGGGGAGGGGCTCGGAGCCGGGGCTAGGCATCCATGAGACCAGCCAATTCGTGTGCGTTCACTCCGACGATCACGGCGTGACGTGGAGCGAACCGGTGAATCTAACAAGCCAGCTCAAGCGGCCGGAGTGGTGGCTATTCGCACCCGCCCCCGGCAATGGCATCACCCTGGGCGATGGGACGCTGGTGACGCCGACGCAGGGCCGCGATGAAAGCGGACTGCCGTTCTCCAACCTCATCGTCAGCAAGGACCACGGGAAAAGCTGGACGGTTTCCGCGCCCGCTCGGAGCGATACGACCGAGTGTGCGGTGGCGGATGCCGGGGATGGATCGCTGATCTTCTCGATGCGCGACAATCGCAACCGCGAAAACAAGGGCGATACCAACGGGCGCGCGGTTTCGGTCACCCGCGATCTTGGTGCGACCTGGGCAATTCATCCGGCCGATCATGGGGCTTTGCCGGAGCCGGTGTGCATGGCGAGCCTGATTTCGCATCGGCTGCCTGATGGGCGGACCGTTCTGCTATTCTCGAATCCGCGCGACAAGCAACAGCGCCGGAACCTTACCATTCAGGCGAGTCTCGATGGCGGGAAGACATGGCCGAAGGAGCACCACGTGCTGCTCGATGACGGCACCGGCTACGGGTATTCTTCGCTGGCGATGGCGGATGACTCGACGGTCGGCATCCTCTTCGAATCCTCGGTGGCCGACATGATCTTCCTGAGGGTCCCGCTTGCGGACATTGTGCAGCCATGA